A portion of the Symphalangus syndactylus isolate Jambi chromosome 13, NHGRI_mSymSyn1-v2.1_pri, whole genome shotgun sequence genome contains these proteins:
- the TIMM29 gene encoding mitochondrial import inner membrane translocase subunit Tim29 — protein sequence MAAAALRRFWSRRRAEAGDAVVAKPGVWARLGSWARALLRDYAEACRDAAAEASARPGRAAVYVGLLGGAAACFTLAPSEGAFEEALLEASGTLLLLAPATRNRESEAFVQRLLWLRGRGRLRHVNLGLCSLVYEAPFDAQASLYQARCRYLQPRWTDFPGRVLDVGFVGHWWVLGARMRDCDINDDEFLHLPAHLRVVGPQQLHSETNERLFDEKYRPVVLTDDQVDQALWEEQVLQKEKKDRLALSQAHSLVQAEAPR from the exons ATGGCCGCGGCGGCTCTGAGGAGATTTTGGTCCCGGCGCCGCGCAGAGGCAGGCGACGCGGTAGTGGCGAAGCCGGGAGTGTGGGCGCGGCTGG GGTCCTGGGCCCGCGCGCTGCTCCGGGACTACGCCGAGGCCTGCAGGGATGCGGCGGCGGAGGCTAGTGCCCGGCCGGGGCGCGCGGCCGTGTATGTGGGTCTGCTGGGCGGCGCGGCGGCCTGCTTCACGCTGGCGCCGAGCGAGGGTGCCTTCGAGGAGGCGCTGCTGGAGGCGTCGGGGACCCTCCTGCTGCTGGCGCCGGCCACCCGCAACCGCGAGTCCGAAGCCTTCGTGCAGCGGCTGCTCTGGCTGCGGGGCCGTGGCCGCCTGCGCCACGTCAACCTGGGACTCTGCTCGCTGGTGTACGAGGCACCCTTCGACGCCCAGGCAAGCCTCTACCAGGCGCGTTGCCGCTACCTGCAGCCCCGCTGGACCGATTTCCCCGGCCGGGTCCTGGATGTGGGCTTCGTGGGTCACTGGTGGGTGCTGGGGGCCCGGATGCGCGACTGCGACATCAACGACGACGAATTCCTGCACCTGCCGGCTCATTTGCGGGTGGTCGGGCCCCAGCAGCTGCATTCCGAGACCAACGAGCGCCTCTTCGATGAGAAGTACAGGCCTGTCGTGCTCACCGACGATCAGGTGGACCAGGCGCTGTGGGAGGAGCAGGTCTtgcagaaggagaagaaggacagGCTCGCCCTGAGCCAGGCGCACTCGCTGGTGCAGGCGGAGGCCCCGAGATGA